In Lentibacillus amyloliquefaciens, one DNA window encodes the following:
- a CDS encoding ISL3 family transposase, which translates to MKNFEEKYNMFQSALEIPEPWYVFHHELAKDEKTLHIYIEYRSGAEFTCPNCGNPGCKVHDIYDQDRTWRHLDFWQYQTLLHARMPRVNCESCGKIRTVKIDWARPGAGFSLFFDYHVMSLMAEMPVAAVARKVGEHDTRLWRVFKYYVHQAMKELDVSSVTRVAIDETSRAKGHKYVTLFIDTDTKRLLFATEGKSSDVLQDFCQFLERKGVSPSQIREICSDMSPSFIAGIEANFPDASITFDKFHVMKLVNEALDKVRKHEQATEPLLKNSRYVWLKNQENLTKKQDSKFQKLKDMDLKTGRAYRIKLSLQKMWQLSPLSSDIYFDAWYDWAIRSQLEPMIKAAKSLKKHKDGILRWFITKLTNGLLEGINGLVQAAKRKARGYRSTDNFIAMIYATVNKLDLIVEP; encoded by the coding sequence ATGAAGAATTTTGAAGAAAAGTATAATATGTTTCAATCTGCCTTGGAAATACCTGAACCTTGGTATGTTTTTCATCATGAACTGGCAAAAGATGAAAAGACCTTACACATCTATATCGAATACAGATCAGGTGCTGAATTTACATGTCCTAACTGTGGAAATCCAGGCTGTAAAGTCCATGATATTTATGATCAGGATCGCACATGGCGACACCTTGATTTTTGGCAATATCAAACATTGCTTCATGCCAGAATGCCGCGTGTTAATTGTGAATCCTGCGGTAAAATACGTACCGTCAAGATAGACTGGGCACGGCCGGGTGCCGGGTTTTCATTATTCTTTGATTATCATGTGATGTCCTTAATGGCTGAAATGCCTGTGGCAGCTGTTGCTCGTAAGGTTGGTGAACATGATACCCGTCTCTGGCGTGTATTTAAGTATTATGTTCATCAAGCGATGAAGGAGCTTGATGTCTCCAGTGTGACACGCGTCGCCATTGATGAAACATCCCGTGCCAAAGGACATAAATACGTGACACTGTTTATCGACACGGATACTAAACGGTTATTGTTCGCCACAGAAGGAAAAAGTTCAGATGTATTACAGGACTTTTGCCAGTTCCTTGAACGCAAAGGCGTTTCCCCTTCCCAAATCAGGGAAATATGTTCGGATATGTCGCCTTCGTTTATAGCAGGAATTGAAGCGAATTTCCCCGATGCATCGATCACATTTGATAAATTTCATGTCATGAAGCTGGTGAACGAAGCATTGGATAAGGTTCGCAAACATGAACAAGCGACCGAACCATTACTGAAAAATTCACGTTACGTGTGGCTAAAAAACCAAGAAAATCTAACCAAAAAGCAGGACAGTAAATTCCAGAAACTTAAGGACATGGACTTAAAAACAGGGCGTGCCTATCGCATAAAATTATCCCTCCAGAAGATGTGGCAACTATCACCGCTATCCTCTGATATTTATTTTGATGCATGGTATGACTGGGCCATCCGTTCACAGTTGGAACCTATGATCAAGGCTGCAAAGTCACTGAAAAAGCACAAGGACGGTATTTTAAGGTGGTTCATTACCAAATTGACCAATGGGCTGCTTGAAGGCATAAATGGCCTGGTTCAAGCTGCCAAGAGAAAGGCTCGAGGTTACCGCTCTACGGACAATTTCATCGCCATGATCTACGCGACAGTTAACAAACTTGATTTAATTGTTGAGCCATGA